The sequence ATCTTTGCCACATTCTCAGACAAAACACCTATTAAGAGCACCTAACACCCACCAAGgtttttaacatcaaataataGATGCagaataaatatttcattattgTCAAAATGCTTCACTAACCTAATTTAGGTGACATATGAAACACACCCAACATGCATGCAATATAAAATACATTGCTtaatttgcctatcaaaaataaaataaaataaattgcttAATATGTTATATGTTACCATTTGAATATTAAGACAGTGTTTTATGCATaagttttttcaatatttaagaTCTATTTTTAGAccactaaatgaattaaatcaCTTAAAGCAAAAGCGTACTAATTACCAAGGACTGACATCACAGATGCAAACTCAAATCCCCTCAATAACAAttcagtttttgtttctttgtttcccTCCTTGTCCTTCCccttttgtttttataactgataaagtttcattaaaaacaTTGTGAAATAAAGGAACACAAGAAGTTCCACAGAAAAAAGGTAGAAGAACTTAATGTGTGTGTTTTGCAGGAGTCCAGTAGTTTTCCTCTAAATTCAAGAGATGAATGATTTAATATGCATCTGGAGTAAGCAACATCAGATGGAACTACATGTAACATTCTTGCATAACTGCCTGTTTGTATACTGCCTGTGTACATAGGGAGCGCCCCCTGTTTTGGcgtgttttaatttatttttctctttgtctatcaaaaaaaaaacattcttgcATAACTGAATGGTTGTTAAACCATGAACTTGAACAGCCTGACAAAATTATAAGCATGAATTTGACACAATCCAACAACCTcaccttattttttactttcttgaAATCTAGCAACCGAAGTGACTTTAGTCTGTGAATTACATACAACCTATAATTCGGTTTCTTTGTAATATTGTTGTCCAAGAGACTAAGGAACTGCAGCTTTGGAAAGGATGCAAGGGGATCAATCTCTGTCAAGTTGACAAGCCGGTTGTTCGTAAGAACTAGCGTGTGTAATTTTGGCAAGTACTCTGCAAATTTAAGCACCATAAAAGATATCTAAGCTTGTGTAACAGAAGGACATTGTGACcccaaaatattaataaataatgataaaccCAATGTCATTCTCAGCTTACCTCCGATATTGGGGTTGATACGGGTAATTCTATTGTTGTTGATAAGCAAAGTACCCAACCGATTAAGATAAGGCAAGTTTTCAAGCTTGACAATCTCATTGTCAGACAAATCAATGGTATCAAATTGGTCCTGCCAATGAGCCGATATAAAAATCATGCAAAAGCAACAACATTAAAGTGCAAAACACAAGAAGCTGCAAACAAGTAAATCCACTGAAACAATTTTAAAGTACAGCTGAATAGCTCAAGGATGAAGACAAAACATCAAAGCATAAAGAATAGAGGGGAAAAATGAAACTGCTGGAGTCATGACATAAAGATTCAGAAAAAGATGTAAAGAGTGAATAGGGTTCTTTAGATCAAACATTAATCTATTGTTGTCATCTACGTTCAGTCAAGGCCAGCCAAACGCATAATAGTTAAAGCAGAACTAGGGAAATATAAACAAGAAGCCATTCGTtccttttgctttcattttcttctaaaGTAGAGAGTTTAGGTGGGACTAGGGCAGAGCCCTCCGAGGAGTTGAAAATTCCCTGAGAAAACACCAACTGATGCTTTTAAGATTCACTACAGCTTCAAAATTCCAGTTAAACAATGATTTTATCATGATTGGTATAATCTAActtccattttccttttatttttttgccgGCACAAATCACATCACTTGAACAACGGAGTGGACATGCTGAATATATGCGAAAAACCCATTACCACAATTGGTGATGAGAGGGGCAAAACCTTGATATAATGAAGTAGCTAAAATTTAGAAAGGGAAAAAGCAAACTCACCTCTGTAGCGCCCAAGTTCTCAATTACAGCAACCTTATTCCCTgagaagaacaagaaagaaaaacagcTGAAGATTGCATATGGATTGTATGCCACCACAACCACCCCAAATAGCCAATATTGCATCCAACCACTCAACTATTGAAACGGGAAGAGTAACTTCGTGTGAAGTGAACTAGGGTTCCGTTAGTTTGGGGGAAGGAATGATTAGAGTAGAGGAAATGTAGAAATGAAAGCGGGACAGGACTGGAATACCTCGAAGATCCAATTCTCGCTCCCTGATGGCATTGAAGAAATGAGGGCTTTTCCAAATCAGGTCTGCAGTGAGCCTCACCATCTCTTTCTTCGGCAGCCACTAATCACTTCGCCTGTTCCTTTTGCTACTTAAAAGCCGGAGGAGCAGACCGCAACGATGgcattttattttcccttttgcTATCTTTAATTTTGGATCACTAATGTCTACAAAACCCTTGAGATTTTAGGGACTCTgcgggaaaaaaaatgtttaaaataattgaagaaatGCGATTTTTActgctatattttttttaaaccttgtttgaattttttttaaagaaattatcaatatgatatatgtataaattcCATTGGAGGATAAATCATAATagactttaaatttaaacttcaTGACATCATTTTTAGGgatgtaaaatttaaaatcacatAAAGTATTACTTCATTGTGGTATATATGGTAAAAGTAAGATGGGATATCTAACTCGTTTATTTTCGTATCGATATTGTcctttaaaatgataaataatgaattataaatattgtatacTTTGAACCTAAGAGAGCCTCTTGTGCATATCTACCTTgttaaaaagaattcattttatatatataatattaaaattttcatcatctaaccaatattatat is a genomic window of Vitis riparia cultivar Riparia Gloire de Montpellier isolate 1030 chromosome 1, EGFV_Vit.rip_1.0, whole genome shotgun sequence containing:
- the LOC117916433 gene encoding LOW QUALITY PROTEIN: U2 small nuclear ribonucleoprotein A' (The sequence of the model RefSeq protein was modified relative to this genomic sequence to represent the inferred CDS: inserted 1 base in 1 codon); this translates as MVRLTADLIWKSPHFFNAIRERELDLRGNKVAVIENLGATEDQFDTIDLSDNEIVKLENLPYLNRLGTLLINNNRITRINPNIGEYLPKLHTLVLTNNRLVNLTEIDPLASFPKLQFLSLLDNNITKKPNYRLYVIHRLKSLRLLDFKKVKNKERLEAENLFASKEVEEEAKQEPLKTFTPGEMPNALEPAEEXQIPKVVGPSPEELIAIKAAIVNSQTLEEVARLEKALKSGQLPADLKSLVENTRAVVVNEKDDKMVSSNPNTSQDEPKTVEEQKNDDVAPMEQE